Proteins encoded within one genomic window of Humulus lupulus chromosome 1, drHumLupu1.1, whole genome shotgun sequence:
- the LOC133819656 gene encoding uncharacterized protein LOC133819656: protein MRDLDRLDRRIRPYIEKAKYETWGRSYSPTKRYTMMTSSIAESLNVALKAARNLPIDILVECLRSLVQKLVWNNSNNANGTSTKVSTTIENEFRHDIVSKMKYELKCLIEYQVRDQKEINFTVNLHNRTCTCNVFQEDEMPCGHAVVVIATRNLRVYDYCAKFYKTETLKALYQENVHRLPHKDEWNLPQHLDIVVLPPKAIVPA, encoded by the exons ATGAGAGACCTTGATAGACTTGATAGACGCATTAGACCCTATATAGAGAAAGCCAAGTATGAAACTTGGGGAAGATCATACTCGCCAACAAAAAGATACACCATGATGACATCCAGCATCGCAGAATCACTCAATGTTGCACTAAAAGCTGCAAGAAATCTCCCCATTGATATCTTGGTTGAATGCCTTAGAAGTTTGGTTCAAAAGTTGGTTTGGAACAACTCAAATAATGCAAACGGAACATCCACAAAAGTCTCTACAACAATAGAGAATGAGTTCAGACATGACATTGTTTCAAAAATGAAGTATGAG TTAAAAT GTCTTATAGAATACCAAGTTCGTGATCAAAAGGAGATAAATTTCACAGTAAATTTACATAATAGAACATGTACTTGCAATGTGTTTCAAGAAGATGAAATGCCTTGTGGGCATGCAGTAGTTGTCATTGCAACGAGAAACTTGAGAGTGTATGATTATTGTGCAAAGTTCTACAAAACAGAAACGTTGAAAgcattgtatcaagaaaatgttcATCGTTTGCCCCATAAAGATGAATGGAATCTCCCACAACACTTGGACATAGTGGTGCTGCCTCCAAAGGCAATAGTCCCTGCATGA